From Venturia canescens isolate UGA chromosome 3, ASM1945775v1, whole genome shotgun sequence:
CTGTTACCGTAGTACACGTTTTACTGCAGCAGAACGACTATTACACAATACGAGAACTCCGTTTTTCAATCCCAATCCGAATCCAGTGATGGAGAGTtggcgaaaaaaattcgatacgatacaaatttttacgcAGCATCTATTTATTAAATACTCAGTTCTACTGAACAATCGCAAACTTGAACcgtatattgtaacgaaaagCGGCTCAGCTGTAAAGCTCGGTAccagaaaaatataagaatgGCAAAAATGTGTGAGAACCTGTCATAATTCCAAATGGTATGGCatgaataaaatatcattttttgtttgggCTAAATGTTAAGGGCTAAACTAAGATTTCTTTTGggagatatttttttcgaaattacgaaaataaaagtataaataaataatagtttttttgagaattctccaaagaaaaaaaatcatatttttaaagattggaaattgaaaaattggttGAAACCTACagcaatgatttttcaaaaaatacctTCAAAAAACCGGAGAAATgtttaaattttaaaaaagctCAACTTGGCCTATTTTTCGGCAAGTTaataagtgaataaaaaaatagattctATTTTTACTAGAAAATTATAACTTCTGCGATCgacgaaaaaatctttaaaaaaatatcaaaaaagcTCCCTTCAATAGATatagatatttgaaaaatttaaaccTATTTGAAAAACCAACTTTTCGAAGTGACTTATTTGACGGATTTATACTCACTATATGAAGGTTTACTTATACTctctccaacattttttttctaattacaGAACAAAATATCCAATCAAGTTTTCTGCTGTGAACAACAATAAATTGTACTCGTTCATTTTAAGCACTACATTGAGCAGCCTATGGAAAATTTCCAATAATTCACTGACAAACGTTTCACATAGTTAATACCATACGAATACAAGATTTAAACATTACCAAAAACGTTGATCATCACAGTGTGCACAGATGGAATTTATATGCTTTTTGACAGttttatactgaaaatatttttcacctgTGATAAGTTACACTCCGTCTCATGGTATCAATGAACAATTTTCGTTCCAATTGGGTGGGATATTCGATTTATTTGTAACTCTTTCAGATTCATAATAGctgaatttcaaatccatgttttattcaagttcattttacAGTTTACCATGTCTTGATGTTGGTTTCTCAGCGAAAATATCTGTGGTGGCCACGAATATTTCATTATACCGCGATTTCAATTAGGTATCATTTCGATAACCCTGCGCATAGTTTTCTCCGGATGATTCCAAGGTGGCGATAAGTGAACCAGACTGTGGCATTGATACAAAATTTACAGTTCAAGTGGCGATAACTCGACCAGTTTGTAgcgatgttaaaaaaatatttgtaattctcAGGTGGTGATAACTCGACCAGATTGTAACAGTAATAACAAATTTACTTCATGTATAGGTGGCGATAACTCGACCACATTGtagcgatgataaaaaaaaaattgtgattggCAGGTGGCGATAACTCGACCAGATTGTAACAGTAATAACAAATTTACTTCATGTATAGGTGGCGATAACTCGACCACATTGtagcgatgataaaaaaaaattgtgattcgCAGGTGGCGATAATAACTCGACCAGATTGTAACACTGATAACAAATTTACTTCATGTGCAGGTGGCGATAACTCGACCAGATTGCGATAGTGATAACAAATTTACTCCATGTTCAGGTGGCGATAACTCAACCAGATTGTGATAACGATGGAAAATTTCCTCACATTcagaaaattgtagaaaatatgataattCATCTTCGAAATTCGGAATTTGAGATGTTTTCAATCTAATAGTAAACTACAGAGGATATAGTAGCTACTGCGtaagtttcattttcaattcgcTCCATGCGTCTTTCATCAAATTGAAGAGGCAACCAAATAGGCATGAGAAAACCTTTATCCCGGACATCATTCAATCTGATCAGAGAATATTGTTCTTGCAGCCTTGAACACTTATAGTACCCGACTAACGACGATGGCATGGCTATgttgaaaaaatcctcaaccgcgttgaatttttttactacCAGCTTAATTTCTTGGCCGATCTTCAGTACGTTATATATGATGCATATTGTTGAATCTCTCAAAATACAGCAACTGTCATTACATTTTGTTCTAAGCGTAAACTCTGGGCATTTAATGCGGTGGTACTGTTTCGCTATTCTTCCTGTCGCTGTAGTCGGAACAGGACCTTTCGTGTGTTCATGCATTAGTTTGAAATTATCGTTCCGCTTAGGTTGCCTCACTGGCATCCAATTCGTTTCCTCGGCATGTCTGTTTGCTATCTGTTGCAGAGTGAGGTGAGGTTTCCTGCAGTAGTTATTAAAAATCCGCATGTTGTTTTCGTAAGGGAAAGCAGAATAAGAATCGACCGGTCCTAATGTTTCCACATCATCCACGAGATGTAATAGTCCATGCACATTGTAGCTCAGAAAGGTTGTTCCATACAATCTTTCGCTCTGGATAACAAAAGTTCTCAAACTCAATCTTGCATACAACAATTGCTCTTTCGTTGGATTGGCAGATGTCACGATGCGCATGACTGtgtgcaaaattaaaaaatgtttatacaACTCATCCGATAGAATGCCTTTTAGTACGACAGGTCCTGAAAACAATAGAAATAGACGACAAGTCGTGGCTTTTCCTTGGAGGATTTCCAAGAGGCTTGCAGGAGGTCGTGCAAATTCATCAGGAATACTTTCATAACACATTCTGTATAATCTTTGTGATATGGTAGAGATTTCAAAGCCAGATAATTTGCTGTTCATGGAGAATTTTCCGTTCAACCAGGCAGAGACCATACGTTTCAAAACGCCTAGTAAGACCAAGTGCATGTACTCGAAAGGTACTTGAGTTACTAAACCCATTGGTAGTTGTGATAATGGACTATCACCATTCTTATGGTGATCCTCGTCCTCTTTTGTTTGGTACTCCGTGTCAGTGCGGAGGAGATGGTGGTCGCCGATGAAGACGACATGGTTCTCAACACCTTCACCAGTAACTCGGCATTTCGAACATGGGTTACATGAAGTGTGGCCGTGGTGATTTAGAATAAATGCTCTGGCGGGTGCATCAGCAATAAAGGCCCTGAACTGAAAAGGTACTTCTTTCCCCGACCTCATTATTCCACCTTTCTTGATTAATGTTACGGCCTCATCGATaaataacttgaaaaaaagattaGCATCCGagggtttttttccccctttatATACTCCGATTACACCCACTGGACTGTTCTTTATATTCGCTATCCTGCATTGTATGGGCCAAATTTGATTGCTTCCTGATCTGTGCAAGGTAGCTCCGTCCGTGTTGAAATCAATTTCCAAAAAAGAGGGCCGTTCAGACGGTTCTACGCGGTCGAGGATACGATGAAGCGCTGTTTCAAATCCTAGGTGCAAATACTGGCCTGGTGGAACTTCCACTAATGCTACAGGGTGTCGTGGAGTACGCAATAATGATTTGGTCGATTTAGGAAGCGACTCAAAGCACGCATGTGACCTCAGCAAAGCAAGTAATTCATCACCAGCTTCCGCggttatacgttttttgacgAAGAATGCGGCCAGCTTTTCtcggaacgtttttttcccttcaatttcatcaaatgaGCTCGAGATTAGATCTTCTGAACAGACCTCAAAACAATGTCGATCTTCATCATCACCAGAGGAGTCGTATCGGCTCTTGTCCGCTTCaattgatgaaatatttgaccTTCCGTCGACATAATTTTGATCATAAAGTGTTTGCTGCGGTGGATCAACTTGCGATAACGAAGCCATTGAAACGTTTGATGAAATCGGCGAGATGtccatttcattagcactgtaAGCAGTATTAGGTCTTATAATTTCTTGTTCAGGTGCATAAGTTGCTTCTTCATAAAGGGCTGCCGATGATTCTTTGTCGTTTCGCCGCATTTGAAGCCGCTTGCGTTGTCGTAACGACAGTTCGTTGTACGATTTACGTCCGCTTGGATTTTCTCCAACTCTTTTCATTTTGTGGGCGAAAGAAAAACTTCTATCGTAAGCAGAAACtgcagagataaaaaaatataaaaattacaaaatgaaCGATGCAATTCGATATTGTTTTTTCGAGTTCATCGTAGCGGAGAGTAGGCCCTGGATAAATTTATCGCATGATTAAAAATCTAATTGCAAACAATGATTTGATGTTTCTCGTTGAATTAATCTTCAGTTTTTGTGTCCGCCGAGAATACTTACTACGAGGTACCCCGATTTTTAGGGAAAGTTGTTTGGGTAGTTTCTTTTTAATCGCAATTTGAGATCCGTAAATAGGATTATTTATCTACGGCTCGCATTCCATCAAAATTTTGAGCAAATTGCGAAATACTGCTGAAATTggtagaaatttcgaaaaatcgaagtcATGAATGTGGGAAAAACTCTCAGAGTCAAGAACCCCAGACGCTATATCATGTTGTGGAGCATTACTCAGGCATCGCGGAAgcattattctcattttaagGTTTACCTAGCAACAACGCCAACGCTACGCGCCCGCTGTACCGGCGAAAAACATGATAATGATGTTTGGCAACGAATAAATATAACCATGGCAATGAATACAGGCTTCACATTTTGATATATccaaatgtctttttttaaaaaagattATTCGTATCAcattacatttaaaaaacatcATCAAGATTTGTTTAAGTGACAAAATAATTTAACATCTGCTCAAGGTAAACTATttgagtattttttcaattttgcgaACGTTAAGGGCTTGGAaaacacagaaaaaaatccgcCCATTTCAGATGTGATGGcctacaattttttatatatattatcaatgtcgtttcggaattttttcgaattcttaaaatataacttttttttctcaaaaggaaattcttttaaaaataagGAATGTTTGtaaacatcaaaatacatTATGAGGGTGCTTTTTAGACACAATGCGttcaaatgagaaaaaaaacaacgaaatctGCGAGGGTCGTGGCCGCGGATCTACATACTTGGGCTGGTATACCTCATACAGACTTGTCCCAAGTATACTTTTTACGCATTTCGATACGTTATTGTTTTATGCATTTCTTTTAAGAGGACAGATCATTCAGTaaatcgcaaccgtgagtgcgagcaaagagatagctgcaaatttctaaatcgaaattcttattaatACAATTTGACCGATTGAAAGAAGGCTATGTCagccgatttttgccatcctGCGTAGGCTGGcacagcctttttttaatccgtTAAACTATGTCAAAGAatttaaattccaaaaattccaagtgaggttagtcgactgatccatattcttaagagtatggatcagtcgatttcgaattttcgaaatcgaaattctttgatacagtttgatcgattaaaaaaaggctctgtcagcctacgcagaacgatggcaaaaatcgactgacagagcctttttttaatcggtcaaactgtctcaaagaatttcgatttcgaaatttgcaactatctctctcgcactcacggttgcgatataccaactGATCCATCCACTTAAGCGAGTTTATTGCCAGTGACTTTAGAGAAGCCATTTCGTTTCCAACTGTTTGTGATGTGTTTCTCTAATGATAAAATTATCACAGTAGTTCACAGATTGCAAGTTCacgtatttctttttatcaattatttattattattcttttaaATGTCATCAAAagattttgcatttttccacacacatttttaagttttatttgtttcattatctttCGTGGCACTAGTAAAAATTTCATGCAATACAGATTACATACATCTATATACCATCTATATGCGTTGAGGtgacgcaaaaaaatcgatatttttttttctcggagttCCAACAGAAATCGTTAGTAcatcaaaaaaaagtaatttttcaaaatttcagattttaaaaaaatttttagacagccacttttcgaaattatcctgttttttttctgaacaATCGCgaagcaaacattttttcttcgttctcatagcagaaagtgttagtgctccatgaaattataaatcgaataaaatttttcactagCAAAACCAATTTAAAGGCTACCtagcataatttatttcttcttttctctataTTCAGTAATAAATGATAAGATTACAAACCGTGTGGCTATCAATAACCATTCTTATCGTCCTTCCAAAAGGGGTGGGGCTCAAAAGGAGGGGTGAAAGTATTTTGCataaacagtttttcaaagttttctcgaACTGAAATTCTCTATTTCAAAGTCTGCTATTTCACGGCAGAAGACTTTATAATTTAGGAATTTTCGGCAGAATAACAATCGTCCTCTTTATGGCTCCATTCAAAAAGAACTCTGCTCTTAAAATCTTTATTCCGAAATTCATAACATCTCTACGTTTACTCATGTACAATCCATGATCTTCAATATTTCTACTCATGATGATTTCTGAAATCATAGTAGAGATATTATAGTAGAGATATTGTAGATCAAGAGAAGACATATCTACTCCAGTGTGATATGTTAAAGAGGGTAGACGTTTTCTACTCAGATCCGCAGTTGTTAAGgagcggagttgttatcgAGAATGACTATCGACAGAGTTGTTAACTAGCAGCTACATCATCACAGTTCTACATGATACCAACTCCGCTCTTTGAGCATATATTTCGAGGAGAACAGTTATTGAATACATTACTGAGAGTAGAATTGTTGACTTGCTGCAATACAAAAGATTTATGATAAAAGAGGAGACAACATATTGATTTTCTCATTCGAGACTACAGCTGTTAGAAGCAGCGTTGTTTTTGAATACAGCCGTAAAGAGGACGGTTGTTATTCTGTCGAGTTTTCTAGTTTGTTCATTTGTTATAACaattagtaaaatattttgactaaATTCTAATGGATAATAAATATAGGCTTATGAATTCTAAATCGCAAAAAAATTTAGTTCCGAACTCTTTGCTTACAATCAAAGACTATTTAAATTTGTTGAGGAAAGCAA
This genomic window contains:
- the LOC122407584 gene encoding uncharacterized protein — encoded protein: MKRVGENPSGRKSYNELSLRQRKRLQMRRNDKESSAALYEEATYAPEQEIIRPNTAYSANEMDISPISSNVSMASLSQVDPPQQTLYDQNYVDGRSNISSIEADKSRYDSSGDDEDRHCFEVCSEDLISSSFDEIEGKKTFREKLAAFFVKKRITAEAGDELLALLRSHACFESLPKSTKSLLRTPRHPVALVEVPPGQYLHLGFETALHRILDRVEPSERPSFLEIDFNTDGATLHRSGSNQIWPIQCRIANIKNSPVGVIGVYKGGKKPSDANLFFKLFIDEAVTLIKKGGIMRSGKEVPFQFRAFIADAPARAFILNHHGHTSCNPCSKCRVTGEGVENHVVFIGDHHLLRTDTEYQTKEDEDHHKNGDSPLSQLPMGLVTQVPFEYMHLVLLGVLKRMVSAWLNGKFSMNSKLSGFEISTISQRLYRMCYESIPDEFARPPASLLEILQGKATTCRLFLLFSGPVVLKGILSDELYKHFLILHTVMRIVTSANPTKEQLLYARLSLRTFVIQSERLYGTTFLSYNVHGLLHLVDDVETLGPVDSYSAFPYENNMRIFNNYCRKPHLTLQQIANRHAEETNWMPVRQPKRNDNFKLMHEHTKGPVPTTATGRIAKQYHRIKCPEFTLRTKCNDSCCILRDSTICIIYNVLKIGQEIKLVVKKFNAVEDFFNIAMPSSLVGYYKCSRLQEQYSLIRLNDVRDKGFLMPIWLPLQFDERRMERIENETYAVATISSVVYY